ATCCACTGGCGGCATCGCCCGCCTGCGCGGCTTCGTCACGAGCCTGGCTGAACTGCTGGCGGCCACGCGCAGTGAAGCCGAAATCCTCGAAACGGGCTCCAAGCTGTTGGGAAAGCTCGTATCCAGTGACGACTGGCTGCCCCCCGCCTTCGCCGTGCCCGACCCGGACCGCTACCAGCAATACCTGCTCCACTGCGACAGCCGCGAACGCTTCAGCGTGGTCTCGTTCGTCTGGGGCCCCGGACAGGGCACCCCGATCCACGATCACCGCGTCTGGGGCCTGGTCGGCATGTTGCGCGGGGCCGAACGCTCCGAGCGCTTTGTCCGCGCCCCCGATGGCAGCCTGCGCGCCGATGGTCCGGCCCACCTGCTCCATCCCGGCGAAGTCGAGGCGGTCAGCCCCCGCGTGGGCGACATCCACCGGGTCAGCAATGCCCTGGCCGATGCCCCCTCGATCTCGATCCATGTCTATGGCGCCAACATCGGCGCGGTCGATCGCGCGACTTATGCGCCCGATGGCACCCCCAAACGCTTCATCTCGGGCTACGCCAACAGCCTCGTGCCCAACCTCTGGGACCGGTCGCGCAACCAATGAGCACCACCACCCCGCAGGACATCCGCCGCGCCCTTCTCGCCCGCGAGGAGATCGCCCTCATCGACTTGCGCGAGGAAGCCGCGTTTGCACGCGGCCACCCGCTGTTCGCCGCCCAGATCCCGCTGCGCCGCCTCGAAATCGAGGCTCCATGGCGCCTGCCCCGGCGCGACACCCGGATCGTCGTCTATGATGACGGTGAAGGCCTGACAGCCCCGGCCCTTGGCATACTGGCGGACCTCGGCTTCACCCGCGTCTCGGCGCTGGCCGGGGGCCTTTCGGGCTGGCGCGAGGCCGGATACGAGCTGTTCGAGGACGTGAACTCCTATTCCAAGGCCTTTGGCGAACTGGTCGAGCATCACCGCCACACCCCCTCGCTCCCCGCGCCCGATGTTGCCGCGCTGATCGAGGAAAAGGCCGATATCGCCATTCTCGATGCGCGCCGCTTCGACGAATATGCGACGA
The genomic region above belongs to Novosphingobium sp. IK01 and contains:
- a CDS encoding cysteine dioxygenase translates to MTTATLAPAPAPVPPAPDQPSAQPSAQPSTGGIARLRGFVTSLAELLAATRSEAEILETGSKLLGKLVSSDDWLPPAFAVPDPDRYQQYLLHCDSRERFSVVSFVWGPGQGTPIHDHRVWGLVGMLRGAERSERFVRAPDGSLRADGPAHLLHPGEVEAVSPRVGDIHRVSNALADAPSISIHVYGANIGAVDRATYAPDGTPKRFISGYANSLVPNLWDRSRNQ